GGCCGGACTTCATCGATCAGCGCACCATCCGGGAGCTGCTGCTGCCCCTGGGCGACTACGCACCCCTGGCCTACGTGGCCTTCCTGGCCGTGAGGCCCCTGACGCTGCTGCCGGGTCAGGTGCTCACCGCGGTGGGCGGGATGATGTTCGGAACCCTTGCCGCGACCCTCTATTCACTAACAGGCAGCTTCCTGTCCGCCACCCTGCTCTACTTCGTCGCTCGCAAGCTGGGCACGCGGCCCATGCAGCGTCTGTGCGGCAGCAAGTACCCGGCGATCGCCAAGGCGGCGCGGCGGCACGACTTCCAGTTCACGTTCCTCGCGTGCCTCAATCCGCTGTGCCCCACGGACATCATGCTGATCGCGGGCGCGGCGAGCGGCGCGCGCTTCTGGCCGTCCGTGCTGGGCGTGGTGCTGGGCACCATCCCGGGCACCTTCCTCACCGCGCAGTTCGGCAGTGGTCTGGCGCAGGGCCGCACGGTGATGACGGCGGTGTCCGCGGTGGGCATGGTGGTGTCGCTGGTGCTGGGCGTCATCTTCGGCCGCCGGTTCTACAAGGAGGTCAACGAGGCGTCGGTGGAAGTGACCGCGCCCGAAGCGGAGGCCCCGCGCGGCCTGCCCGCCGCGAAGGAAGTGCTCACCACGCCGTGACGGTGCGCAGCTCCTCCACCAGGTGCTGGAGGAGCGCGCGGACGCGGGGCACGGACTGGCGCCCCGGCAGGCACAGCGCGTGGACCGGAGGCCCCTCCGCGGCGTACTCCGCCAGGACCTCCACCAGCGCGCCCTCGCGCAGCCGCGCGTCGCTCATGAAGTCCAGCACCTGGCAGAGCCCCGCACCCGCGGCGGCCAGGTCCAGCAGCGCCGGGCCGTGATCCACGTCGATGGCCGCGCGCGTGCGCACCACTCCGGCCTTGTCGCCGCCGGGGGACTCGCGGAAGTGCCACTCGCGGGTGATGCCGCGCGGATCCACGAACTTCAGGCACGCGTGGCGCTCCAGCAGTGACGGGTGCTCCGGCGTCCCATGCCGCGCCAGATAGGCCGGCGACGCGAGCGTCATCCAGCGCGTGGAGAACAGCCGCCGCGCCACCAGGCTGGAGTCCTCCATCCCGCCCACGCGGATGGCCACGTCGACCTGCTCCTCCACCAGCTTGCTGAGCCGGTCGCTCATGCGCACGTGCAGCGTGAGCTGCGGGTGGCGGGCCTGGAGCCGCGCCAGCCGGGGCAGCAGCACGGGGCCCAGGATGAACGGCAGCGACACCGTGACGGGCCCCCTGGGCGCGCGGTGCGCCTGGGCCACCGTCTCGCGCGCGGCGCGGATCTGCGCCACGGCCTCGCGCGCCCGCTCCAGGAAGGCGACGCCCTCGGACGTGAGGGCCACCTGCCGGCTGGTGCGCTCCAGCAGCCTCGCGCCCAGCTCCTCCTCCAGCTTCCGCACCGCCTTGCTCACCGCCGCCACGGTGACCCCCAGCCGCTCCGCCGCCTTCCGGAAGCTCCGCTCCTCCGCCACGTGGAGGAACGGCAACACGCCCGTGAACAGGTCCATGGGCCGGATTGTCAACCCGGGGTTGACGATGGTTCAACCCGGACGTGCTCACGGCCGCCTGGGTTGACGATTAGGGTCCTCCCCACACGAAAGGGAGTCCTGATGAAGATCGCGATCCTGGGTACGGGCATGGTGGGCGAGACGCTGGGCGGCAAGCTGGTGGCGCTGGGCCACGAGGTGCGCATGGGCTCGCGCACGCCGGACAACGCGAAGGCCGCCGCGTGGGTGAAGAAGGCCGGGGGCCAGGCGTCGCAGGGCACGTTCCGGGACGCCGCCGCGTTCGCGGAGCTGCTCTTCAACTGCACGCTGGGCAACGCCTCGCTGGACGTCCTGAAGTCCGCGGGCGAGGAGGCCCTGCGCGGCAAGGTGCTGGTGGATGTCTCCAACCCGCTCGACTTCACCAAAGGCATGCCGCCGGGGCTCTCCACGCCTCCGGACGACTCGCTGGGCGAGCAGCTCCAGCGCGCCTTCCCGTCGCTGAAGGTGGTGAAGACGCTCAACACGATGAACTGCGAGGTGATGGTGGATCCCTCGCGCGTGCCGGGCGACCACGACGTCTTCGTGTCCGGCAACGACGTGGACGCCAAGGCCCGCGTGAAGCAGCTCCTCACGGAGGGCTTCGGCTGGAAGCACGTCATCGACCTGGGCGACATCACCACCGCCCGTGGAACCGAGGCATTCCTCCCGTTGTGGCTGCGGCTGTGGGGCACCCTGCGCACCGGCAACTTCAACATCCACGTCGTGAAGCGCTGAACGCCATGACGCGAGGGGACGCAACTTCCCGGGCCAGATGCGGATAACCTACCCAGACCCACTTCCCCCGGTGGTTGGAGGTTTCCATGAGCACGATCGACCGCACCCGTTCCCTCGCCGTGCCGTCCTCCACTTCGAAGACGGCCGCGGAGCCGCTCGCGAAGAAGCCGGCGGCGCATCAGCCCGCGTTCCAGAAGTCCTCCTTCGAGTCCGCGCCGGCGCAGAAGAACAGTCTGCTGGGCGGCCTCATCGACGCGGCGGTGGGCGGCATCAAGGACATCCCACGCTTCGTGGAGATGGGCGCCAACGTCTTCAACGCCACCACGGTGAAGGAGATCACCAGCCTCTTTGGCGGCGCGAAGCCGGACCGCGCGCAGGACGGCATGTTCGTGGGCGCGGGCGGCAAGGTGCTGCCGTCGACGACGAAGCTCGGCGACGTGCCGGGCGTCACGCCGAAGAACAATCCCAACCCGGACAAGACCCTCCTCTACGTCAACGGCATCATGACGCCGACGGCGGGGCAGCTGGGTGAGATGCAGGCGCTGGCGGACAGCTCCGGCGCGAAGGTGGTGGGCATCCACAACGCCACCGAGGGCCTGGTGAAGGACCTGGGCCAGTGCGTGACGGACAAGCTGGACAAGGGCAAGAACCCGGCCGTGGACACGCTGGCGGACACGCTCTACTCGGAGCTGAAGGCTGGCCGCGACGTGCACCTGGTGGGCTACAGCCAGGGTGGCCTCATCACCGCGCGCGCGCTGAATGACGTGGCGAAGCGGCTGCGCGTGGAGGACGGGCTGTCCCCCGCGCAGGTGGAGGCGAAGCTGAGCCACCTGCAGGTGGAGACCTTCGGCGCCGCGTCCACGAAGTACCCGGACGGCCCCCAGTACGTGCACTACGTCAACAACGCGGACCCCGTGCCCACGCTCACCGGCCTGGGCGGCGACGTGGATCCGCTGGCCTTCTTGAAGGACGCGGGCAAGGGCGCGGTGGTGCACCGCTTCACCGACGGCAACCTGAACCCCATCAGCAACCACATGCTGGACACGCTGTACCTGAAGCACCGCGTGGACTTCGACCAGGCCCGGCAGAACCAGTTCTAGTTCCAGGGTTGCAGGAGCCGGGGCGCGGCTAGGATGCCGCGCCCATGAAGCCCTTCCCTGTCGCAACCGCCCTCACCATCGCCGGCTCGGACAGCGGCGGTGGCGCGGGTATCCAGGCCGACCTCCGCACCTTCTCCTTCCACCGCGTGCACGGCACCAGCGCCGTGACGGCCATCACCGCGCAGAACACTCGCGGCGTCACCCGCGTGGACCTGCTCCCGCCCGAGTCCGTCACCGCGCAGGTGGACGCCGTCGCATCGGACATGCGCGTGGACGCGGTCAAGGTGGGCATGCTGGCCCAGCGCCCGCTGATCGAAGCCGTGGCGGATCAACTCTCCCGCGTGTCGCTGGGCCCCATCGTGGTGGACCCCGTGATGGTGTCCCGCGCGGGCTCGCAGCTCATCGACAACGAGGCGGTGGAGGCGCTGCGCTCGCGCATGCTGCCCCTGGCGGCCATCCTCACGCCCAACCGCCATGAAGCGAAGCTGCTCGCGGGCATGGACATCCAGACGCTGGAGGACATGCGCGAGGCGGCCCGGCGCATCCACGCCCTGGGCTCCCGCGTGGTGCTGGTGAAAGGCGGCGGCATGCCGGGCGCGCTGCGCGGCACGGATGTGTGGTTCGACGGCACGCGGATGGAGACGCTGTCCGTGGCACCCGTGGACACGCCGAACACGCACGGCACCGGGTGCACGCTGTCCGCCGCGATCGCCGCGAGGCTCGCGCTGGGCACCCCGCCGCTGGAGGCCGTGCGGCTGGCGAAGGAGTACGTCACCTCCGCCCTGCGCTACCCGCTCGCCGTGGGCCACGGGAACGGCCCGATCGGGCACTTCTTCCCGCTGATTCATGACTGAAACACAGACAAATCAATGCAATTGACTGCAATCAACTACAGACATCGCCACAATGAAGCATGTATTTATTTGATACATGTTTCATTGAGTGTGCCGAGACCCACTGAAAACGCGATCATGTAGGCATGGCAATACTGATCCGGGAGGTGGATGTAGGTGCCGGCGGCATCTGTTCGCCGACAAACGGCGCACCTTGCCCACCTGATCACTGTTTCATGTAGGCATGGCCGATCAGAAACTCAGGACTGATCGACCGTTCAGGCCAAGCGGCGCTGAAATGGCTAAAAGTCTGTTCAGTGCGTGTTCAGGCACCTGAACAGCCCCGGAAAAACCACGGAAAGACCGTTCAGTGCTTCGTCGCGGCGGAGTCGAGCCCGTCGATGCCCGGCAGCCGCTGCGCGAGCAACCCGAGCAGCTCCTGGGTGGACAGGCGGGCGGCGGCGTCCTTGCCCTCCAGCACGCCGGCCACCAGGGCCCGCTTCTGCTCATGGAGCGAAAGCATCTGCTCCTCGATCGTCCCACGCGCCACCAGCCGGTAGACCGTGACGGGGCGCTGCTGGCCGATGCGGTGGGCGCGATCGGAGGCCTGATCCTCCACGGCGGGGTTCCACCAGGGGTCCAGGTGGATGACGCTGGTCGCGGCCGTCAGGTTGAGTCCGAAGCCGCCTGCCTTGAGTGAAATCAGGAACAGGGGTGCGTCGCCCTCCTGGAAGGCACGCACGCGGTCCGCGCGGGCACCGGCGGGGGTCGAGCCGTCCAGGTACTCGTAGGCGATGCCCTGGGCGTCCAGCACCTCGCGCACCAGCGCCAAGTGGGACGTGAACTGGCTGAACACCAGTGCGCGGTGGCCTTCCTCGCGCAGCTCCTGGATGAGCTCCATGAAGCGCTCCAACTTGGAGGACTCCAGCTTGGACGACTCGTCGTACAGGCGCGGGTGCGACGCGAGCAGCCGCAGCCGCGTCAGCGCCGCCAGCACCTCGATGCGCCGCTCCTGGTCCTTCATCTTCGCCTTGCGCGTCTCCAGGTCGGACAGGGCCGCCAGGCGCGCGTCCTCGTAGAGCGTCCACTCCGGCGGGGACAGGACGACGGGCACCTTCACGTCCGTGCGAGGCGGCAGCTGCGCCTCCACCTGGGCCTTGGTGCGGCGCAGGAGGAAGGGCTGGAGCACCCGGGCCAGCGCGGGCGCGGCCGTCGGGTCCACCTGCTTCTCGATGGGCGCGGCGAAGCGGTTGCGGAACGCCTCCAGGCTGCCCAGCAGCCCCGGGAAGACCACGGCGAAGAGGGCCCACAGCTCGCCCAAGTGGTTCTCCAGCGGCGTGCCGGACAGCGCGAACCGGAAGTCAGCCTGGAGCGCCCGCGCCGCGCGGAAGCGCTGTGTGGCCGCGTTCTTCAGTTGTTGGGCCTCGTCGAAGACGATGGTGGCGAAGCGCAGCGAGGCCAGCCGCTCGATGTCACGCACGAGCAGGCCGTAGCTGAGCACCAGCACGTCGCGAGGCCCCAGCCGCTCCAGCGTGCCGCCCCGGTCCTCCGCGTCGGAGAAGATCGTCACCTTGAGTGACGGCGCGAAGCGCTTCGCCTCGTCCCGCCAGTTGAAGGCCACCGACGTGGGGGCCAGCACCAGCGCGGGCCCGTGCTTCGCGCGCTCCAGCAGCACGGCCAGGGCCTGCACCGTCTTGCCCAGGCCCATGTCGTCCGCGAGCACCCCACCCGCGTTCCACGACGCCAGCCGCGTGAGCCAGCGGAAGCCCTCGAGCTGGTAGTCGCGCAGCTCCGTCTTGAGCGCCGCGGGCACCCGGGGCTTCAGCTCCTTCGCCGCGAAGATGCGCTCGACCAGCGTCTTCCAGGACGCATCCGCGTCGATGAGCGCGCCCGCGGTGCCCAGCCCCGCCAGGGCCTCCGCCGCGGACGGGCCCACCTCCAGCCCGTGCTTCGATAGGTACGCGTGATCCGCCAGCTTCTCCAGCTGCTCGCGCAGCGCCGCTTCGATCTCCACCCACGTGCGCGCGTCCACCTGGACGAAGCGCTCCTTGCGCCGGGCCGCGTCCAGGAGCCGCGCCAGCTCCACCCGCTCGCCCTCCACGGACAGGCCGCCCAGCACGCCGAACCACTCGCGCTTGCGCTCCAGGACGACCTTCAGGTCGCCCGCGCCGCGCTTGGGCACGAGCCGCATGGACGCGCCCACCCACTCCAGCTCCGGCCGGGGCTCCATCTCCGCGCACGCGGCCAGCACCGCCAGCCCGCCCTGCGCGCTGTGGAAGAGGAAGCAGAACGGCAGCTCCTGCGGCTCCGCCGTCTGCAAGGGCAGCCGGGCCTGGAGCGCCGCGGCCGCCGTCAGCTCACGCCCGAAGTCGCGCACCGCGTGGAACGACCGCGTGTCGCGCCGCACGTGCACGTCGCGAGGCCCCTCGCCGGGCAGGTACGCCGGGCCATCCGGCAGCGCGCGCAGCCGCAGCTCCAGCCGCACCGCGCCCCCGGGCTGTCCTTCCAGCCGGAGCACCGGGAGCTGCCGCGGCGCGATGGACTCCCCCATCACGCTGCGGGGCATGGCCACCGGCAGGCGCACGGAGAGCTTCGACAGGTGCTCCAGCAGCGCCCCGTGACTCTCCGGGGGAAACGCGTTGCCGTGCTTCTGGAGCACCGTGGCCATGGCGCGCACCTCCGGGCTCACGTCCAGCACCGTGAGCACGTGCGCGCCTTCGTCCCAGAGGAACACCGCGTCCTCGGGCTTCGCCTTGCGCACGCGCTCCAGGAGCGGCGCGGGCAGCACGGCGCCATCCACGCCCGCGTTCACCAGCACGGTGCCGCCCCGGTCCTCCGCGACCAGGCCCACCTTCTCGCGTTCGATGCGCACGGGGAGGTCCTGCGTGCCCTCCAGCGACAGGCGCGGATGATCAATCAGCTCGAACAGCAGCGCGCGCGAAGCGGGCGCCGTGCTGTCGGTGAGCAGCGCGGCGATGCGCGAGTCCGAGGGGCTGAGCTGCGAGCCGTACTCCTGCAACAGCTTGCGCCGGGTGACCTTCGCCCCCGTCGTGCGCACGCCCTTCTTCGTGCGCCGGTGCACGTAGGGCGCGACCTCCACGCCGTACCCTTCGATGACGTCCAGCCGCCAGGAGATCTCCACGCCTCCGCCGCCGCCCGGGCTCTCCTCCACCGCCCGCTCCAGCGCGCGCAGCGTCCGGGCCCACGCGGGCCGCACCAGCTCCTCCAGCGTCTCGCCGAAGTCCTCCGTCCAGCGCTGCCGCAGCCAGAGGAGCGCCGTGTCCACGGCCGCCAGCTGGTGCACGCAGAACGTGGCGCCGCATGAACAGTCCGCCGTCACGCCGGACGGACTGAACGTCAGCCGCGCCTCCGCGAGGATGAAGCCCGAGCCCGGCGGGGACACCGGCAGCTCGGAGATGCGCGTCTCCTTGAGGCGGAAGCCCGGCAGGTCCGGCTCCTCCACCAGTGCTTCCAGCGGCAGCGCGCGCTCCGGACGCGGCGCGATGCTCGAAGGCACCCGGACGCGCCACGCCATCAGCATCCCGTGGACCGTGTGCGTGCGCGTATCGGCCGGGGGCGTGAGGCGCTCCGGGACGGAGGCCCGGGCCTCGATGGCGCCCTGCCGCTCGTCCTCCACGTAGCGCCAGGCGAGCTTCGGCAGCAGGTCCCGCATGCGCGGCGTGGGCAGCATCTCGGCCGTCCAGCGGTCGAGCGTGTCCTGGGCCAGCACCTCCACCAGCCGGCGGCGGGAGATGACGGCGCGCACCTGCGGCAGGTACGCGGCCTCCACGCGAGGCGTGAGCAGCGACAGGCTCAGGCGCGACAGGTGCTCCAGGCCCTCCGCCCGCAGCCACGCGCGCAGGTCCGCCTCCGTCTGGAACGGGGGCGCGTGGGGGTCCTGCGAAGGCTTGGGACTGGGCGGGGGGGACTGCTCGGCCATGGGGACTGACGACGACGAACGCGTCAGTCTACCTTGGCCACGCGGCGGCGATCACCGAGGAACTCTTCCACTCCCAGCACGATGTTCTTCGCCACCTCGTCCTGGTAGCGCTCGGACGCCAGGCGCTTCTCCTCCTCCGAGTGCGACAGGAAGGACGTCTCCACCAGGATGGCGGGCATCTTCGCGCCCAGCAGCACGTAGAACAGCGCCTCCTTGTGGCCCAGGTCCTTGATGCCGTCGTACTTGCCGGACAGGCCCGTCACCAGGTTGTGCTGCACGGCGTTCGCCAGCCGGCTCGACTCCTCCGTGTTCGCCTTGGTGGCCAGGTCCGCCAGGATGAACTGGAGGTCGCTGATGCCCTTCTCGGAGGACGCGTTCTCGCGAGCGGCCAGGCGGATGGAGTAGCGGTCCGCGGACGTGTTGAGCGTGTACGTCTCGATGCCGCGCAGCTTGTGCGTCGCCGCCGAGTTGCAGTGCACCGAGATGAACAGGTCGCCGTGCGCCTCGTTGGCCAGCTTCGCGCGGTCCTCCAGGCGGATGAAGGTGTCGTCGTCGCGCGTGAGCACGACCTCCAGGCCCTTCTCCCGCAGGCCGTCCGCGACCTTCTTGGAGATGGCCAGCGCCACGTCCTTCTCCTTCGTCCCCGCCTTGCCGATGGCGCCGGAGTCATGGCCGCCGTGGCCCGCGTCGATGACCACGCGACGCACCTTCAGCCCCAACTGCTCCGCCAGCGTCAGCTCCGCGTGGCGAGACTGCTTCGCCACGGCCTTGAGCCGGGCCTGCGCCACCTGCGCGTCCACCGGCGCCGTCACCGGGCGAGGCGCCTCCGGAGCGGCCGGCTTCGTCTCCGGCTTCGACGCCACCGCCACGGGGGCGGCCGGCTTCGACGCCACCGGGGCGTTGTCCACCACCGGAGCCGGCGCCTTCGACGCCACGGCCGGGACCTCCACGCGGGCCTCCGGCTTCGCGGACGCCACCGCCTCCGGAGCCTTCGCGTCGGCGACGGTGGGCGCGTCCACGATGTTCGCCGTGGCGTCCTTCGAAGTGGTCTCGGCGACCGGGGCCGGGGTGCTCGGAGGCACCGGCGACGGCTCGCGGGCGAGCTTGGAGATGGCGTCCACCAGCGGCGAGCTGGGGGGCGCGGCGGCGACAGCGGTGTCCGGCGTGGACTTCACCACCGGGGGCAGCGGCTTCACCGTGGGCTTCGCGGACGGCGTCTTGCTGGGCGGCGGCAGCGAGGCCAGCAGCGACTTCAGCTCCCGGTTCTGATCGCCCTTGGGGATGGTGGCCAGCGATTCGTTGAGGATCTTCCGGGCCGCCTCCGGCTTGTCCAGGCGGTTGACGTGGATGCGCGCCAGCGCCAGCGCCGCGTCATCCGCGAGCCGGTGCTTCGGGTGCGCCTCCACCAGCTTGGAGTAGTCCGAGATGGCCGCCTGCAGGTCCTCGTCCACGAAGGAGATGCGGCTCAGCTCCTGGAGCAGGTCGCCCGCGGTGAAGAGGGCGTCGGGAGCGCGGTCGCTCTTGGGGAAGCGCGTGGCCACGGACTCGAAGCGGTGCACGACGTTGAGCCAGTGGTGGCGCAGCTTGCGGCGGGACGCGTCGTCCTTCAGCGCGTAGTAGGCGCGGCGGGCCTGCTGGTACGCCTCCTCCGCTTCGTTGCGCTTGGCGGCTCCGACGGCGCTCGGGGCCGTGAGGAGCAGCACGGGCAGCACGAAGTGGGAGAAGCGAACGCGCATGGAAGCCTCCGGACGTTGCAGCTACAGGCGTGTGTCACACGGCCTCCGGGGGCCA
The sequence above is drawn from the Corallococcus sp. NCRR genome and encodes:
- a CDS encoding TVP38/TMEM64 family protein yields the protein MVVSIGGLVMLRLLGPDFIDQRTIRELLLPLGDYAPLAYVAFLAVRPLTLLPGQVLTAVGGMMFGTLAATLYSLTGSFLSATLLYFVARKLGTRPMQRLCGSKYPAIAKAARRHDFQFTFLACLNPLCPTDIMLIAGAASGARFWPSVLGVVLGTIPGTFLTAQFGSGLAQGRTVMTAVSAVGMVVSLVLGVIFGRRFYKEVNEASVEVTAPEAEAPRGLPAAKEVLTTP
- a CDS encoding LysR family transcriptional regulator, coding for MDLFTGVLPFLHVAEERSFRKAAERLGVTVAAVSKAVRKLEEELGARLLERTSRQVALTSEGVAFLERAREAVAQIRAARETVAQAHRAPRGPVTVSLPFILGPVLLPRLARLQARHPQLTLHVRMSDRLSKLVEEQVDVAIRVGGMEDSSLVARRLFSTRWMTLASPAYLARHGTPEHPSLLERHACLKFVDPRGITREWHFRESPGGDKAGVVRTRAAIDVDHGPALLDLAAAGAGLCQVLDFMSDARLREGALVEVLAEYAAEGPPVHALCLPGRQSVPRVRALLQHLVEELRTVTAW
- the thiD gene encoding bifunctional hydroxymethylpyrimidine kinase/phosphomethylpyrimidine kinase yields the protein MKPFPVATALTIAGSDSGGGAGIQADLRTFSFHRVHGTSAVTAITAQNTRGVTRVDLLPPESVTAQVDAVASDMRVDAVKVGMLAQRPLIEAVADQLSRVSLGPIVVDPVMVSRAGSQLIDNEAVEALRSRMLPLAAILTPNRHEAKLLAGMDIQTLEDMREAARRIHALGSRVVLVKGGGMPGALRGTDVWFDGTRMETLSVAPVDTPNTHGTGCTLSAAIAARLALGTPPLEAVRLAKEYVTSALRYPLAVGHGNGPIGHFFPLIHD
- a CDS encoding N-acetylmuramoyl-L-alanine amidase, whose product is MRVRFSHFVLPVLLLTAPSAVGAAKRNEAEEAYQQARRAYYALKDDASRRKLRHHWLNVVHRFESVATRFPKSDRAPDALFTAGDLLQELSRISFVDEDLQAAISDYSKLVEAHPKHRLADDAALALARIHVNRLDKPEAARKILNESLATIPKGDQNRELKSLLASLPPPSKTPSAKPTVKPLPPVVKSTPDTAVAAAPPSSPLVDAISKLAREPSPVPPSTPAPVAETTSKDATANIVDAPTVADAKAPEAVASAKPEARVEVPAVASKAPAPVVDNAPVASKPAAPVAVASKPETKPAAPEAPRPVTAPVDAQVAQARLKAVAKQSRHAELTLAEQLGLKVRRVVIDAGHGGHDSGAIGKAGTKEKDVALAISKKVADGLREKGLEVVLTRDDDTFIRLEDRAKLANEAHGDLFISVHCNSAATHKLRGIETYTLNTSADRYSIRLAARENASSEKGISDLQFILADLATKANTEESSRLANAVQHNLVTGLSGKYDGIKDLGHKEALFYVLLGAKMPAILVETSFLSHSEEEKRLASERYQDEVAKNIVLGVEEFLGDRRRVAKVD
- a CDS encoding DEAD/DEAH box helicase, producing the protein MAEQSPPPSPKPSQDPHAPPFQTEADLRAWLRAEGLEHLSRLSLSLLTPRVEAAYLPQVRAVISRRRLVEVLAQDTLDRWTAEMLPTPRMRDLLPKLAWRYVEDERQGAIEARASVPERLTPPADTRTHTVHGMLMAWRVRVPSSIAPRPERALPLEALVEEPDLPGFRLKETRISELPVSPPGSGFILAEARLTFSPSGVTADCSCGATFCVHQLAAVDTALLWLRQRWTEDFGETLEELVRPAWARTLRALERAVEESPGGGGGVEISWRLDVIEGYGVEVAPYVHRRTKKGVRTTGAKVTRRKLLQEYGSQLSPSDSRIAALLTDSTAPASRALLFELIDHPRLSLEGTQDLPVRIEREKVGLVAEDRGGTVLVNAGVDGAVLPAPLLERVRKAKPEDAVFLWDEGAHVLTVLDVSPEVRAMATVLQKHGNAFPPESHGALLEHLSKLSVRLPVAMPRSVMGESIAPRQLPVLRLEGQPGGAVRLELRLRALPDGPAYLPGEGPRDVHVRRDTRSFHAVRDFGRELTAAAALQARLPLQTAEPQELPFCFLFHSAQGGLAVLAACAEMEPRPELEWVGASMRLVPKRGAGDLKVVLERKREWFGVLGGLSVEGERVELARLLDAARRKERFVQVDARTWVEIEAALREQLEKLADHAYLSKHGLEVGPSAAEALAGLGTAGALIDADASWKTLVERIFAAKELKPRVPAALKTELRDYQLEGFRWLTRLASWNAGGVLADDMGLGKTVQALAVLLERAKHGPALVLAPTSVAFNWRDEAKRFAPSLKVTIFSDAEDRGGTLERLGPRDVLVLSYGLLVRDIERLASLRFATIVFDEAQQLKNAATQRFRAARALQADFRFALSGTPLENHLGELWALFAVVFPGLLGSLEAFRNRFAAPIEKQVDPTAAPALARVLQPFLLRRTKAQVEAQLPPRTDVKVPVVLSPPEWTLYEDARLAALSDLETRKAKMKDQERRIEVLAALTRLRLLASHPRLYDESSKLESSKLERFMELIQELREEGHRALVFSQFTSHLALVREVLDAQGIAYEYLDGSTPAGARADRVRAFQEGDAPLFLISLKAGGFGLNLTAATSVIHLDPWWNPAVEDQASDRAHRIGQQRPVTVYRLVARGTIEEQMLSLHEQKRALVAGVLEGKDAAARLSTQELLGLLAQRLPGIDGLDSAATKH
- a CDS encoding NADPH-dependent F420 reductase, with protein sequence MKIAILGTGMVGETLGGKLVALGHEVRMGSRTPDNAKAAAWVKKAGGQASQGTFRDAAAFAELLFNCTLGNASLDVLKSAGEEALRGKVLVDVSNPLDFTKGMPPGLSTPPDDSLGEQLQRAFPSLKVVKTLNTMNCEVMVDPSRVPGDHDVFVSGNDVDAKARVKQLLTEGFGWKHVIDLGDITTARGTEAFLPLWLRLWGTLRTGNFNIHVVKR